A genomic stretch from Triticum dicoccoides isolate Atlit2015 ecotype Zavitan unplaced genomic scaffold, WEW_v2.0 scaffold137463, whole genome shotgun sequence includes:
- the LOC119343682 gene encoding chalcone synthase 2-like produces MAFRGPSKSHLDSLVGHALFGDGAAAAIIGADPDVPFEKPLFQLVSASQTILPDSEGAINGHLTEAGLTIHLLKDVPGLISKNIEQALEDAFKPLGIHDWNSIFWIAHPGGPAILDMVEEKVGLDKERMRASREVLSEYGNMSSACVLFVLDVMRKTSSRDGQATTGEGKEWGVLFGFGPGLTVETLVLYSVPLATIA; encoded by the coding sequence ATGGCATTCCGTGGCCCCTCCAAGTCCCATTTGGATTCGCTGGTTGGACATGCGCTCTTTGGCGATGGCGCGGCCGCTGCCATCATCGGTGCTGACCCTGACGTGCCCTTCGAGAAGCCACTCTTCCAGCTGGTATCAGCGAGCCAGACCATCCTGCCCGACTCCGAGGGTGCCATCAACGGCCACCTTACGGAGGCAGGGCTCACCATCCACCTTCTCAAGGACGTGCCCGGGctcatctccaagaacatcgagcagGCGCTCGAGGACGCATTCAAGCCTCTGGGCATCCACGACTGGAACTCCATCTTCTGGATTGCACACCCTGGCGGGCCGGCGATCCTGGACATGGTTGAGGAGAAAGTTGGCCTTGACAAGGAACGCATGCGCGCGAGCCGAGAGGTCCTGTCGGAGTACGGCAATATGTCCAGCGCATGTGTCCTCTTCGTCCTCGACGTGATGCGTAAGACCTCTTCCCGGGATGGCCAAGCAACCACTGGAGAGGGTAAGGAGTGGGGTGTCCTCTTCGGCTTTGGCCCCGGCCTCACCGTCGAGACACTCGTCCTCTACAGCGTCCCATTGGCAACCATTGCATGA